Proteins encoded by one window of Coregonus clupeaformis isolate EN_2021a unplaced genomic scaffold, ASM2061545v1 scaf0055, whole genome shotgun sequence:
- the LOC121556433 gene encoding 60S ribosomal protein L30 — protein MVAAKKTKKSLESINSRLQLVMKSGKYVLGYKQSQKMIRQGKAKLVILANNTPALRKSEVEYYAMLAKTGVHHYSGNNIELGTACGKYFRVCTLAIIDPGDSDIIRSMPDQPQGEK, from the exons ATGGTGGCCGCAAAGAAGACG AAAAAGTCCCTGGAGTCCATCAACTCCCGTCTCCAGCTGGTGATGAAGAGCGGTAAATACGTTCTGGGATACAAGCAGTCTCAGAAGATGATCCGCCAGGGCAAAGCCAAGCTGGTCATCCTGGCCAACAACACACCTGCCCTCAG GAAGTCTGAAGTGGAGTACTATGCCATGTTGGCCAAGACTGGCGTCCATCACTACAGCGGGAACAACATCGAGCTGGGCACAGCCTGCGGAAAGTACTTCAGGGTGTGCACACTGGCCATCATCGACCCCG GTGATTCAGACATCATCAGGAGTATGCCGGACCAGCCGCAGGGGGAGAAGTAG